One segment of Megachile rotundata isolate GNS110a chromosome 6, iyMegRotu1, whole genome shotgun sequence DNA contains the following:
- the Tpcn1 gene encoding two pore segment channel 1: MSSPISIKPVEYSTNYQRFSDDANISLEPDITHRSCPRYGSILSCSSTENHINSPMESTRTPEQFIQKFETDEAERENMSENAVLPSHDSLSDHDLHWEMNYHEAAIFLEEGRNNEKFDSHPKHPEDLPAYLLVHNNWYYGLDLLTSLILLALAFVEEPAVPLFGMPVWAHGSIELFALIIIGIELALKLRWIGWLTMLKHKRTMLKCVTLVIMFIEAMAVLVRQSSHFRVTRALRPIFLVDTKCFGGVRRFIRQILLTLPPILDMLGLLLFFITLYTVLGYYMFSEMNRNFSTLQDSFVSLFVLLTTANFPDVMMPSYSKNKWYAIYFVSYLSTMLYVMMNLMLAVVNETFTAAERDKFKKLYLHKRKACQHAFKLLVSKQNPDKMRFRQFEGLMRYYAPNKSIRDIVLMFRHLNTSGSGSLSAEEFLNIYDTIMLQWEPQYSAVPWYHSRSQPLQILCTGAHAAIRWTYFEVLMYVTIAANGIAMIIRILEPNDNVHGTLLFAASWDTFLFGGIFVTEALIKVLGLGTRRYLSSGWNLFDLGTSIMTLVAACILCLFPTATFFVLFRPLRLLRLFKMKKRYRDVFGTLVILTPLMSSTAVVMLVLYYFFAIIGMELFAGYNMRNCCKNTTVEDFYKYSVNESTTLGYYYLNTFDNLIASGMTLFELTVVNNWFILMNAYAFTVGMYTRIYFMIFYLVTMIVLTIVVSSFLEAFRFRIHYKKSTSKRDEEKMLHEEVELKWDELQCMIEDFQILEKLRPLLIVGGTTIFIGSRPRTREVLQRKMYTNEINEWIAEAIQTERQCLLNTHNPDADCTDDIISESNHLGMTENL; encoded by the exons ATGTCTTCTCCTATATCCATTAAACCTGTCGAATATTCCACTAATTATCAACGTTTCAGCGATGATGCCAACATCTCACTTGAACCAGATATTACGCACCGATCATGTCCAA gATATGGATCTATATTATCATGTTCTTCCACAGAAAATCATATAAACTCTCCTATGGAGAGTACAAGAACACCAGAACAGTttatccaaaaatttgaaacagacgaggcagagagagaaaaCATGTCTGAAAATGCAGTTCTTCCATCACATGATTCTCTTTCGGATCATGATTTACATTGGGAAATGAATTATCACGAAGCCGCAATATTTTTAGAG GAAGGCAGGAACAATGAAAAGTTTGACTCTCATCCGAAACATCCAGAAGATTTACCAGCATATCTTTTAGTTCATAACAATTGGTATTATGGATTAGATTTGTTGACCTCTCTCATACTTTTGGCTTTAGCTTTTGTGGAAGAACCAGCTGTACCTTTGTTTGGT ATGCCAGTTTGGGCACATGGATCAATAGAACTTTTTGCTTTAATAATCATAGGCATAGAATTAGCTTTAAAATTAAGATGGATTGGTTGGTTAACAATGTTGAAACATAAACGAACAATGTTGaag TGTGTTACATTAGTCATCATGTTTATAGAAGCTATGGCAGTTTTAGTGCGGCAGTCATCGCATTTTCGTGTAACACGTGCACTAAGGCCTATATTTTTGGTAGACACAAAATGCTTTGGAGGAGTAAGAAGATTTATAAGACAAATACTTTTAACGTTACCACCGATTTTAGATATGTTAGGActacttttatttttcataacacTTTACACTGTATTGGGTTATTACATGTTCAGTGAAATGAACAGAAATTTTTCTACGCTGCAAGACAGTTTTGTTAGTCTCTTTGTTCTACTCACTACTGCTAA TTTTCCAGATGTAATGATGCCGTCATATTCAAAAAACAAGTGGTATGCAATATATTTTGTATCTTACTTATCCACAATGTTATATGTGATGATGAATTTAATGTTGGCAGTAGTTAATGAAACGTTTACAGCAGCTGAGcgtgataaatttaaaaaattgtatttacatAAAAGAAAAGCGTGTCAGCATGCTTTTAAGTTATTAGTTTCTAAACAGAATCCAGACAAAATGCGATTTCGTCAATTTGAAGGATTAATGCGATATTATGCTCCGAACAAAA GTATAAGAGATATTGTATTAATGTTTCGACATTTGAATACTTCTGGAAGTGGATCCTTAAGtgctgaagaatttttaaatatttatgatactATAATGCTTCAATGGGAACCACAATACTCTGCTGTGCCTTGGTATCACAGTAGATCACAAccattacaaattttatgtacTGGAGCTCATGCTGCTATTAGATGGAcatattttgaagttttaatgt ATGTAACAATTGCTGCAAATGGTATTGCTATGATAATACGGATATTAGAGCCAAATGACAATGTACATGGTACTCTTCTATTTGCTGCATCTTGGGATACTTTCCTTTTTGGAGGAA tatTTGTTACTGAAGCATTAATAAAAGTCTTAGGTCTTGGAACAAGGCGATACCTTAGTTCTGGATGGAATCTTTTTGATTTGGGCACGTCAATAATGACACTTGTTGCAGcttgtattttatgtttatttccTACAGCAACATTCTTCGTGTTATTCAGACCACTTAGACTGTtaagattatttaaaatgaagaaAAGATATAGAGATGTGTTTGGTACCCTGGTTATTTTAACTCCTTTAATGTCTTCTACTGCAGTAGTTATGCTTGTTTTATATTACTTCTTTGCAATTATTGGAATGGAATTATTCGCCGGATATAATATGCGAAATTGTTGCAA AAATACAACAGTTgaagatttttataaatattctgtCAATGAAAGCACTACGCTAGGATATTATTATCTTAATACTTTTGACAATCTCATAGCCAGTGGTATGACTCTTTTTGAGTTAACAGTTGTTAATAACTGGTTTATTTTAATGAATGCATATGCATTTACTGTTGGCATGTACACAAgaatatattttatgatattttatcTGGTGACAATGATTGTGTTAACAATCGTGGTATCTAGTTTTTTGGAAGCATTTCGATTTAGGATACATTATAAGAAGTCAACATCTAAGCGCGATG AAGAAAAAATGCTTCATGAAGAAGTAGAATTGAAATGGGATGAATTACAATGTATGAtagaagattttcaaattctagaaAAATTGCGGCCTTTACTCATAGTTGGT GGGACAACTATTTTTATTGGTTCACGGCCTCGAACACGAGAAGTATTGCAAAGAAAAATGTATACAAATGAAATAAACGAATGGATTGCAGAAGCAATACAAACAGAAAGACAGTGTTTATTAAATACTCATAACCCGGATGCAGATTGTACAGATGACATAATTTCTGAATCAAATCATCTAGGAATGACAGAAAATTTGTGA
- the LOC143263895 gene encoding uncharacterized protein LOC143263895, translating into MVGDSPDIVEEGSISDLGDLEGWWDNQGIVAWSFVLFGCFVLNVILLLAFLIRPSLRTISNRFVMNLTVSNLLVCATMIPLLIMDAASTAPIVDSTSIGSICTISEGAVAIVTTSSVLSVLLIAVDQYFAVVDPLRYRARVDKLKAGILIMSIWLISIVFGFLAFFNPNPQSLWLVCNSGSHNFTSESPIKGTRIEELNATDAGYAFEDGAITYGFVYAIVYSVFVYFIPFVAVCWIYVSIFVAAHRNSVRTRKSGSRPILSSASFSEEQNGPTRLQRLQTDTIEDFRKLPKISSLSSIDETSETMQPPGQGSRRRSFSSALEVDVTSTQADEQAPSGIMFTLGLQPLQVSPRGSSYSETKEESQVVDQTGKSQAGSFVTDENSDSEDEVPLECLNSLDKKVSSEAVEAVQNNKEDDTGDPKINQRLGDSGILRNPSDGRPHRRLSTTFMDVEAGNLSENKTERDPATCSGTAESSSSLLTPIVTITPATNKNEGLQRVASVRSTSSYINSLKDRISNGSIFRHREEARAARISAVVIVMGLICWSPYVILLLMKNLPRSVGQHVPHKYDVLASSFLILAAYISPLLFGYRSKRVKRELRRFFCFRKELSYKNNRSLMAKKVLKRRHSSTLSHFDMDHKYNIFNCVYGRNRWPKEKVQFVQVPDTALAVETCRSSFSSGASTQISSTSTDEC; encoded by the exons ATGGTTGGAGATTCGCCAGACATCGTCGAAGAAGGATCTATCTCAGATCTGGGAGATCTAGAAGGATGGTGGGATAATCAAGGGATCGTGGCTTGGAGTTTCGTCCTTTTCGGATGTTTCGTTCTAAACGTCATTCTCTTATTGGCGTTTCTTATACGCCCTTCATTGCGCACCATTTCCAACag GTTTGTCATGAACTTAACCGTGTCAAACCTGCTGGTATGCGCCACCATGATCCCGTTATTGATCATGGACGCAGCCTCTACCGCGCCTATAGTCGATTCTACGTCCATAGGTAGCATCTGCACGATATCGGAAGGTGCGGTCGCCATCGTGACAACATCCTCCGTGCTGTCGGTGCTGTTGATCGCGGTGGATCAATATTTCGCCGTGGTGGATCCATTACGTTATCGGGCACGAGTGGACAAGCTTAAGGCTGGGATTTTGATTATGTCCATTTGGCTGATCTCCATAGTGTTCGGTTTTCTCGCGTTCTTCAACCCGAATCCTCAGAGTCTCTGGCTGGTTTGCAATTCCGGAAGTCATAATTTTACTAGCGAAAGTCCTATAAAGGGCACGCGAATTGAAGAGCTGAACGCCACTGACGCGGGGTATGCGTTTGAGGACGGCGCCATTACTTACGGCTTCGTCTACGCTATCGTGTACAGCGTCTTCGTTTATTTCATCCCCTTTGTGGCCGTCTGTTGGATCTATGTCAGCATCTTCGTGGCCGCGCATCGGAATTCTGTGAGGACTAGAAAAAGTGGGTCTAGACCGATATTGTCCTCCGCAAGCTTCAGCGAGGAACAGAACGGTCCGACCAGACTTCAGCGTTTACAAACAGACACCATCGAAGACTTTCGTAAGCTGCCAAAAATATCCAGCCTGTCGTCGATCGACGAGACCAGCGAGACCATGCAGCCACCAGGTCAAGGATCCAGGAGACGTTCTTTCTCGTCCGCGTTGGAAGTGGACGTGACTTCAACGCAGGCCGACGAGCAAGCTCCCTCGGGAATCATGTTCACACTAGGACTGCAGCCGCTTCAGGTATCTCCTCGAGGCTCCAGCTATTCGGAGACGAAGGAGGAATCTCAAGTAGTGGACCAAACAGGGAAATCTCAGGCGGGGAGTTTCGTCACCGATGAAAACAGCGACTCAGAGGACGAGGTTCCCCTCGAGTGTCTTAATTCGTTGGACAAAAAAGTATCTTCAGAAGCCGTTGAGGCTGTCCAGAATAATAAAGAGGATGACACAGGGGATCCAAAGATTAACCAGCGACTTGGTGACTCTGGGATTTTGCGGAATCCCTCTGACGGAAGGCCTCATCGTAGACTGTCGACCACGTTTATGGATGTGGAAGCGGGTAATCTGTCCGAGAACAAGACTGAACGAGACCCCGCCACCTGTAGCGGTACAGCAGAGTCGTCGTCCTCTCTTTTGACCCCTATAGTAACCATCACGCCGGCAACGAACAAGAATGAAGGCCTGCAACGGGTGGCGAGTGTGAGGAGTACCTCAAGTTATATAAATTCTCTGAAAGATCGAATCAGCAATGGATCTATATTTAGGCACCGAGAAGAGGCCAGGGCGGCTCGAATCAGTGCCGTGGTCATAGTGATGGGTTTGATTTGTTGGTCGCCATACGTGATACTTCTGCTGATGAAGAATTTGCCTCGGTCTGTTGGCCAACACGTGCCTCACAAGTACGACGTGCTGGCCTCAAGTTTTCTGATCTTGGCCGCGTACATCAGCCCTCTGCTGTTCGGCTATCGCTCCAAGAGGGTCAAACGAGAGCTGAGACGGTTCTTCTGCTTCCGCAAAGAGCTCTCCTACAAGAACAACAGGAGCCTGATGGCGAAGAAAGTGCTGAAGAGGAGGCACAGCAGCACCTTGAGTCATTTCGATATGGACCacaagtataatatatttaattgcgTTTACGGGAGGAATAGATGGCCTAAAGAAAAGGTTCAGTTTGTTCAAGTGCCGGACACTGCGTTGGCTGTTGAGACGTGCAGGAGCAGCTTCTCCAGTGGTGCCAGCACACAGATTTCCAGCACCTCGACAGACGAATGTTGA
- the LOC100883761 gene encoding mevalonate kinase — MIHFKVSAPGKVILFGEHAVVYGKTAVAASIALHTTIDFTELPEAEQVIKIYFPKVNLFISVPLQQIQNFFVTNSIDFIENYEIFYNKIKEFVCNIGYTNLQQKLSLEGFFYLLIYITCKEGINIKPFQIQLNNEFAIGSGLGSSASFAVCLAACFLYWSYLKKNICKELDMSDLEMISKYALNCERIMHGTPSGIDNSICTYGSMIEFKKNHCMRPINNVQAMKILLVDTRVNRSTKTLAERFLELKHKYPVIIDLIMESIDNISKEAIQIIQKLKHFSATDNESHFEGYRQLMTLINMNQGLLATCQVSHPSLDRICAEAQNYALAAKLTGAGGGGHAYILLLPDTQPETISSISRKLIADGFTVTLTTLGVPGVQIHK, encoded by the exons ATGATTCATTTCAAAGTATCTGCCCCAGGAAAAGTTATTTTGTTTGGAGAACATGCTGTAGTATATGGAAAAACAGCTGTTGCAGCTAGTATAGCTTTACATACAACAATAGATTTCACTGAGTTACCTGAAGCAGAACAAgttatcaaaatatattttcctaaagtaaatttatttattagtgtACCTCTTCAACAAATACAGAATTTCTTTGTTACTAATAGCATAGATTTTATAGAGAATTAtgagatattttataataaaataaaagaatttgtttgCAATATCGGTTATACAAATCTGCAACAAAAATTAAGTTTAGAAGGATTTTTCTATCttcttatttatattacgtgtaAAGAAGGAATAAATATAAAGCcttttcaaattcaattaaataatgaatttgcAATTGGTTCTGGACTTGGCAGTTCTGCTTCATTCGCAGTTTGTCTTGCTGCTTGTTTCTTATATTGGtcgtatttaaagaaaaatatttgcaaagaaCTTGATATGTCTGATTTAGAAATGATTTCGAAATATGCTTTAAATTGTGAGCGAATTATGCATGGCACTCCATCTGGAATAGATAATTCCATATGTACTTATGGATCAATGattgaatttaaaaagaatCACTGTATGAGACCGATAAATAATGTACAAgccatgaaaattttattagtagACACAAGGGTTAATAGAAGCACAAAAACATTGGCTGAAAGATTTTTAGAACTGAAACATAAATATCCTGTtattattgatcttattatggAATCCATTGACAATATTTCAAAAGAAGCAATTCAAATTATACAGAAACTTAAACATTTCTCAGCTACTGATAATGAATCTCATTTTGAAGGATATAGACAACTAATG ACACTTATTAACATGAATCAAGGATTATTAGCCACGTGTCAAGTTTCACATCCCTCTTTAGATAGAATTTGTGCAGAAGCACAAAATTATGCTTTAGCAGCTAAACTTACTGGTGCTGGTGGTGGTGGACatgcatatattttattattaccagATACTCAGCCAGAAACAATTTCTagtatttcaagaaaattaataGCTGACGGATTTACTGTTACATTGACAACCTTAGGGGTTCCAGgagtccaaattcataaatag
- the LOC100880813 gene encoding uncharacterized protein LOC100880813 isoform X2 produces the protein MKDFILDYTHAYIHACERAELLGLPIPSEEEWKETQAETNSHVNDNDDDEVIQNVCGSLSTLLKVKVGSRNNTPDHKHIEQKDNEIKNVHAETSMDEENLTVELGNNKMDKTETNTTVPKKIDINEKMGSHLDKLDSLITKAENAQYSMQHQTKQMKKFLK, from the exons ATGAAGGACTTTATTTTAGATTACACACAC GCTTATATTCACGCGTGCGAGAGGGCAGAATTACTAGGATTACCGATTCCAAGTGAGGAGGAGTGGAAAGAAACTCAAGCAGAAACGAATAGTCATGTTAATGATAATGACGACGACGAAGTGATTCAA AATGTGTGCGGCAGTTTAAGTACTTTATTGAAGGTAAAAGTGGGTTCTCGAAACAATACACCGGATCATAAACACATTGAGCAAAAagacaatgaaataaaaaatgttcatgCTGAAACATCTATGGATGAAGAAAATCTGACAGTAGAACTaggaaataataaaatggaTAAAACAGAAACTAATACAACAGTACCAAAAAAGATTGATATCAATGAAAAAATGGGATCTCATTTGGATAAGCTGGATTCTCTTATTACAAAAGCTGAAAATGCTCAGTACAGTATGCAACATCAaacaaaacaaatgaaaaaatttttaaagtaa
- the RpL6 gene encoding ribosomal protein L6, with protein MADTTEASAKSPEKTNAPSDKKGGRKGPIRPRNYDLGNGVYRFSRTRMYHKKAIYKFIGKKTPKVVKPKKPVTIEKQIRGDKNGETRTVLLKKRRANYPTADPVTVHHAKKCFRDHRRYLRSSLRPGTVCILLAGAHKGKRVVFLKQLKSGLLLITGPFLINACPLRRVSQNYVIATSTRISLSGLKIPKHINDDYFKRKREKRAKKEEGDIFTKKKDEYKPSDQRKADQKVVDKFIISAIKKNKEKKMLFTYLSAMFGLRSSQYPHRLKF; from the exons ATGGCTGATACAACAGAAGCAAGTGCAAAGTCTCCAGAAAAGACAAATGCTCCTTCTGATAAAAAGGGAGGAAGGAAAGGTCCAATTAGACCAAGAAATTATGATTTAGGAAATGGTGTTTATAGATTTAGTCGTACTCGTATGTACCACAAAAAAgccatttataaattcattggCAAGAAAACTCCAAAAGTt GTTAAGCCTAAAAAGCCAGTAACTATTGAAAAGCAGATCAGAGGTGACAAAAATGGAGAAACACGTACCGTATTATTGAAGAAAAGGCGTGCAAATTATCCTACTGCAGATCCAGTAACTGTACATCATGCTAAGAAATGTTTCCGTGATCATCGTCGCTATTTAAGATCCTCTTTGAGACCTGGAACAGTTTGTATTTTACTTGCTGGAGCTCATAAAGGAAAAAGGGTTGTTTTCTTGAAACAACTTAAGAGTGGTTTACTCTTAATTACAG GTCCTTTCTTGATCAATGCTTGCCCACTTCGAAGAGTTAGCCAAAACTATGTAATTGCTACATCTACACGTATCAGTCTTTCTGGTTTAAAGATTCCAAAGCATATTAATGATGATTATTTCAAAAGAAAACGTGAAAAACGTGCAAAGAAGGAAGAAGGTGACATTTTCACTAAGAAAAAGGATGAATACAAACCAAGTGATCAAAGAAAAGCTGATCAAAAAGTGGttgacaaatttattatttctgctattaagaaaaataaagagaagaaaatgttatttacatatttgtcaGCAATGTTTGGGTTAAGGAGCAGCCAATACCCACACAGATTAAAGTTCTAA
- the LOC100883874 gene encoding dolichyl pyrophosphate Man9GlcNAc2 alpha-1,3-glucosyltransferase — MQENMQIVLISLLALLLRWCVTYHSYSGQDKPPMFGDYEAQRHWQEITLNLPTEKWKW; from the exons ATGCAAGAGAATAtgcaaattgtattaatttctcTTCTTGCCCTGCTGTTAAGATGGTGCGTTACGTATCATTCATATAGTGGTCAAGACAAACCTCCAATGTTTGGAGACTATGAAGCACAGCGGCATTGGCAAGAAATAACATTAAATCTTCCAACTGAAAAATG GAAGTGGTAG
- the LOC100880813 gene encoding uncharacterized protein LOC100880813 isoform X1 → MKDFILDYTHAYIHACERAELLGLPIPSEEEWKETQAETNSHVNDNDDDEVIQNLDSSDEAAQRIGGGLDELNSILNATQKKINRFKNVCGSLSTLLKVKVGSRNNTPDHKHIEQKDNEIKNVHAETSMDEENLTVELGNNKMDKTETNTTVPKKIDINEKMGSHLDKLDSLITKAENAQYSMQHQTKQMKKFLK, encoded by the exons ATGAAGGACTTTATTTTAGATTACACACAC GCTTATATTCACGCGTGCGAGAGGGCAGAATTACTAGGATTACCGATTCCAAGTGAGGAGGAGTGGAAAGAAACTCAAGCAGAAACGAATAGTCATGTTAATGATAATGACGACGACGAAGTGATTCAA AACTTGGATTCTTCAGACGAAGCTGCTCAACGAATCGGAGGTGGACTAGATGAATTAAACAGTATTCTCAATGCAACGcagaaaaaaattaatagatttAAG AATGTGTGCGGCAGTTTAAGTACTTTATTGAAGGTAAAAGTGGGTTCTCGAAACAATACACCGGATCATAAACACATTGAGCAAAAagacaatgaaataaaaaatgttcatgCTGAAACATCTATGGATGAAGAAAATCTGACAGTAGAACTaggaaataataaaatggaTAAAACAGAAACTAATACAACAGTACCAAAAAAGATTGATATCAATGAAAAAATGGGATCTCATTTGGATAAGCTGGATTCTCTTATTACAAAAGCTGAAAATGCTCAGTACAGTATGCAACATCAaacaaaacaaatgaaaaaatttttaaagtaa